The sequence TGCAGAAGCAATCGTATGTTCTGCAATCTCATATTTTTTGACAAGAGCGCCCCGCTGTTCCTGGCTCGGGCTGCCCATCAACACGATGTCTGCGGAATCTTCGTCCGAAGCCTTCGTGATGCGGCCATTCTCAATTTTATAATACTTGAGCATAAAAGCCTCTCTTGTATTATGAACGCCTACAATTTTTTTTGCACCCCAAAAATAAAAAAGACCGAGGACAATGCCTAGGTCTTTTATGAGAAATGTTTGTAAAAATTACACGAGACGGCGCACGTGATTGTGGAACCAGACGACGAACGGTGAACAGATAAACACCGAGGAGTAAGTTCCGACGAGAGTACCGAACGACATCACCAAACCGAAGTCGCGAATCGAAGAACCGCCCATCACAGCAAGAATCACGCAAACAAAGAATGTCGTGCCCGAAGTAATCACCGTACGGCTAAAGCACTGCGAAACCGAAGCGTCCACCGTTTCTGCAAAATTGGCCGAACCGTGGAGACGAACATTTTCACGAATGCGGTCGTAGTTCACAATCGTATCGTTCACCGAGTAACCGATCATCGTAAGGAATGCCGCGACCATTGCGCCGTCGACCGAAAGACCGAGAAGCGAAACAAAGCCAATCGTGAGCATCGTATCGTGTACCAGGCCGAGAACTGCGCCAAGACCGAAGCCAAGACCGAGTTTGCCAAAGCGGAACCACACATAAAGGCAAATGGCGAGCCAAGCGAGAAGCACCGAGAGAAGTGCGTTAAAGCGAAGTTCTTCGCCGATCGTCGCACCGACTTCGTCTCTCGACAAAATCTGCACGCGTTCGTCCGAGTCAATAGCCTTAATCACGTCAGCGCCTTGTTCGCTCTTCACCACAACTTCATAAGTGTTCTGCAAAGAGGTTCCGCCGACTACGCGAACCATTCCATTTTTCACATTGAACTTGGAAAGTACATCATTCAAGTCCTTGATATGATCCACGTCATCGTTATATTGCACGCGGAACACAGTACCACCGGTAAAGTCGATGCTGAAATTGAAGCCTTTGAAAATAGAGAGTGCAAGAGCAATCACAACGCAAATGACCGAGAGTCCGACGAAAATCTTCGACTTGCTCGTAATCGGGAGATGTGCATTATTGAGAGCCGGAACACCACCGCCAATAGAAATCGTGTTGGTATCTTGCTTGGCGAGTTTCATATCGAAAATCGCACGCGTAATGGTAAGAGCGGTAAACATCGAAGCGGCAATACCGATCATCAAAGTTAAACCGAAGCCCTTCACCGAGCCAGTACCAATCTTATAAAGAATAAGAGCCGTTAAGAACGTCGTCAAGTTCGAGTCGAAAATTGCGCTGAATGCACGTTCATAACCCTTCGCAATCGCTGCGCGAGCCTTGTTGCCAGCGCGGAGTTCTTCACGAATACGTTCGAAGATAATCACGTTTGCGTCGATAGACATACCGACGGTTAACACCATACCTGCGATACCCGGGAGAGTTAATGTAGCTCCAAATGCCGAGAGAACTGCTGCGGTAATCAAAGCGTTGCAAACAAGACCGACACTTGCGATTAAAC comes from Hallerella porci and encodes:
- the secD gene encoding protein translocase subunit SecD, encoding MKKKLFGMREFIILVVILLAAWSIIPSIQVHSKSGDAKKDFVKQNPKVAAKAMNFGLDLAGGTSITLQIDSKGLKDEDIKDIQQQSLEIVRNRVDQFGLSEPQISPSGNDRINVELAGVDDSTAKALVGSTAKLEFKILAEQEKFGQVVSLIDNYLLGRGEIKDSAKVDSTVAKTETAKADTLSDAELFAGNANKVDTAKADTTAAAGSEEVNKGTALSALYMSFGNGGFVAQEQIETIKRILNDRTVQTLIPHDVVFAWGSGFEKPNGTQIKAKRLYLLKRRAEMSGEYVSDARPYRVSDGTNSGEVAVSLKFAGIGPKRFGAITAANIGKQMAIVLDDQVISAPVIRDRIPNGEAQITGLDDMAEANRLAVVLRSGALKAPMNIIESRTIGATLGEDNIRSGFGSALIGLIITVIFMIMYYRFGGLIASVGLVCNALITAAVLSAFGATLTLPGIAGMVLTVGMSIDANVIIFERIREELRAGNKARAAIAKGYERAFSAIFDSNLTTFLTALILYKIGTGSVKGFGLTLMIGIAASMFTALTITRAIFDMKLAKQDTNTISIGGGVPALNNAHLPITSKSKIFVGLSVICVVIALALSIFKGFNFSIDFTGGTVFRVQYNDDVDHIKDLNDVLSKFNVKNGMVRVVGGTSLQNTYEVVVKSEQGADVIKAIDSDERVQILSRDEVGATIGEELRFNALLSVLLAWLAICLYVWFRFGKLGLGFGLGAVLGLVHDTMLTIGFVSLLGLSVDGAMVAAFLTMIGYSVNDTIVNYDRIRENVRLHGSANFAETVDASVSQCFSRTVITSGTTFFVCVILAVMGGSSIRDFGLVMSFGTLVGTYSSVFICSPFVVWFHNHVRRLV